One Dysidea avara chromosome 7, odDysAvar1.4, whole genome shotgun sequence genomic region harbors:
- the LOC136259808 gene encoding POC1 centriolar protein homolog A-like, whose amino-acid sequence MAYRDKIKNIKLRTCYGVGVCQLPLNLKVHKSGSTGSPRMASPDDPTLERHFKGHRDAVTSVSFNPNMKQLATGSMDSCLMVWHFRPQARAYRFVGHKDAVLSVSFSPSGHLVASASRDKTVRLWIPSVKGESTVFSAHSASVRCVDFASDGTSLLSASDDKTVKVWTVHRQKFQFSLNGHSNWVRSAKFSPDGRLIASGGDDKTVKLWDRQTKENVHTFHEPSGMVNTVAFHPDGNCIGVGTSDNVVKIWDIRVNKLLQHYQVHNGPVNSIHFHPSGNYLLSGSTDKTLKVLDLLEGRPFYTLHGHKGPVMGVNFSPTGEFFASVGLDEQVLVWKTNFDTVDYREVLQAKRMKHTPVKRHEHDLPPNRTNLELDPTGGPKDMFGQPPNVLDVGPALFAQPRPSQGITGHREGKVPQTKPLEPMTIPPQLANTLEHIVGQLDILTQTVSILEERLTITENKLKECIDNQQRINVQIAPTQ is encoded by the exons ATGGCTTACCgcgataaaatcaaaaatataaAATTACGGACGTGTTACGGAGTGGGTGTATGCCAGCTGCCGCTAAATTTGAAAGTGCATAAGTCGGGCAGTACAGGGAGCCCCAGGATGGCTAGTCCG GATGATCCAACGCTGGAACGCCATTTTAAGGGGCATAGAGACGCAGTGACCAGTGTCTCTTTTAACCCTAACATGAAGCAACTTG CAACCGGTTCAATGGACTCCTGTCTTATGGTGTGGCATTTTAGACCACAAGCAAGAGCTTACAGATTTGTAGGACACAAA GATGCTGTGCTCAGTGTCTCATTCTCTCCGTCTGGTCACTTGGTAGCTTCAGCCTCTCGAGATAAGACTGTCCGGCTGTGGATTCCCAGCGT TAAAGGAGAATCTACAGTTTTCAGTGCCCATTCAGCAAGTGTACGTTGTGTAGATTTTGCCAGTGATGGCACATCATTGTTGAGTGCCTCAGATGATAAGACTGTTAAG GTCTGGACTGTACATAGACAGAAATTTCAGTTTTCACTAAATGGCCACAGCAATTGGGTCCGATCTGCAAA GTTCTCACCAGATGGCAGGTTGATTGCTTCTGGTGGAGATGACAAAACTGTTAAACTGTGGGACAGACAGACTAAAGAGAATGTCCATACCTTTCATGAGCCCAGCGG GATGGTAAATACTGTTGCATTCCATCCAGATGGTAACTGCATAGGAGTTGGAACTTCTGATAATGTGGTCAAG ATATGGGACATTAGAGTTAACAAATTACTACAGCACTACCAAG TTCACAATGGACCAGTAAATAGCATCCATTTCCATCCATCAGGCAACTATCTGTTGTCTGGTTCAACCGACAAGACTTTGAAA GTGTTGGACTTACTAGAAGGACGACCATTTTATACTCTTCATGGCCACAAG GGCCCAGTAATGGGTGTTAATTTCTCTCCAACTGGTGAATTCTTTGCTTCAGTTGGCTTAGATGAACAG GTGCTGGTATGGAAAACTAATTTTGATACTGTTGACTACCGAGAAG TGTTACAAGCAAAACGAATGAAGCATACACCAGTGAAGAGACACGAACATGACTTACCTCCAAACAGAACAAACCTTGAG CTTGACCCTACTGGTGGTCCAAAGGACATGTTTGGTCAGCCTCCTAATGTGCTTGATGTGGGGCCTGCTCTGTTTGCCCAGCCCAGACCTAGTCAG GGAATTACTGGGCACAGGGAAGGGAAGGTTCCTCAGACTAAGCCACTGGAACCAATGACAATTCCTCCTCAACTTGCAAACACCCTCGAACACATTGTAGGTCAACTTGACATTTTAACACAA ACTGTATCCATATTAGAAGAAAGACTCACTATTACAGAGAATAAGTTAAAAGAATGTATTGATAATCAACAAAGAATTAATGTACAAATTGCACCCACTCAGTAa